The sequence below is a genomic window from Lolium perenne isolate Kyuss_39 chromosome 4, Kyuss_2.0, whole genome shotgun sequence.
CGGCAATACTAATCCCCGACCAACTGTTAGTAGGAATTCTCAGCGTCATGGGCCAATGGAAATGTTGGTCGGGAAAGAATGGATGATCGGCAAAGAAAATGTTGGTTGGCAAAGCTCTAGGTGCGGCGTCGAACCGTCGGTCGGTAAACCAAAGTCGGTCGGGAAAAACCTTTGCCGACCGGACTTACGGTGACCGACAGTGTCGGTTGGCAATACTAATCCCCGACCGACTTTCTGTTGGTGAAGGCCGTTTTCCCGACCAACTTGTCAGTTGGGGTTCTTATGCTGTGGTGTAGTGACTATAGATGCATACACTCATAAATACATACATAAATTCACCCCTATAAACGTAGCGCACACACTCTACCATGAGTACCTCCAAGAGACAGAGTCCGGGAATTACATGAACCTCAAGAGACTTTGTGTTATCATTATGATTTTACCTTATTATCTCGTTTTTAGTTCCTGGATAAGGGGAGCTATATAATCATAAGAGATGTATGTCGGCATGGATATGCCTGCACATAAAAAACGTAACATGTGTCTTAATTTTATGGTTATGGTCTTATGGAATTGTAGGACTAGAAAAATAATACATGCCATGCTCGGGAAGACTTTTGTCTCAATAAAGTACAATCTTTGGCTTGTTCTCTAGAGGATTGGGCTATCTTTGAAccatgtttatttttgtttttatttacTTATTTATTTTGCAGCTATCTCACAAATCAAATACCACTTATTTCATGTCGGTAAGTTTTTTTTGTCTAAAATAAAATGATAGTAGGACTACTGGATGAAGACTAGCAAGCTAGCTACCTGCTTCTGCTTGTAAAATGTCAAATTCGCAACCAGGCATAATCAGGACAGGGAGCCAACTACTCATGGCTAGAATACAAGAAAATGAGAAAATATTGACCAGAAAAAAAAAAGCAATTAGGCTTCAGCTAATAAGCTTCCACACGGTCCCATCAAGGATTCCAGATGACATGTGACGCAGCTAGCATTGCCATCCATCCACTAGTCTAGTACtgacctagcagcagcagcatcatcagagagATGTTTCTTCTTCCCCTCGTCGCCTCCACCTCAATCTCCCGCTCCGGCTGCTTCAGCTTCTTCCCAGATGCAGATGGTATTCCACGCAGTAGGAACAGCACTAGTCTCTCCTCCAGCTCCAGGGTAGGTAATGATTATTTTTCTTATCCTTTTAGGAATTTTCGTCCTCTCTTCCTACTCCAACTGAATCTATCTAAAGATGCAATAATTTGTGGCGGTGCTTGCTCTTAGGGAAGGCAAAGGAGGTTGGAACTGAGACTTCAACCATCGTCGACTAGTCCTCCTGTTGGTCATCGCCATGGGCAGCAGCAGCATCAGCATCATGGAAGCATGGGAGCTGCGCGAGCCGGCAATGGCAGCGACGGCATTGCAACCAACCTTCCTGAAGCTGACGACTACTGCTTAACAGCGAGAGACATAGTGCGTGCCACCTACGGACCTACCACTCCCCTTCATGGATCATCTTTTACCATGAAAATGGAAGGAATTAAGATGTAAATGCATGCTCCTCTGCTCTACTAACATTACTGCTCGTTGCAACTCATGCAGAGGTGTGTGGTGCTGGACATCGAGGGCACCACCACCCCCATCCCCTTCGTCGCCGACGTCCTCTTCCCCTACGCCCGCTCCAATGTCCGTGCCTACCTTGTTGACACTTACCGCACCCGCCAGACCATGGACGACATTGCCTTCCTCCGCGCCCAGATCGACAAGGACTTAGCCGATGGAGTTCCAAGCGCCGTGCTAGTTCCACCGCCATCAGCACCCAAGGAAGAGGTCATCGATGCCCTAGTGGCCAACGTGGAGGCCATGATCGACGCGGACCGCAAGCTCCCGGCACTCAAGCAGCTCCAGGGCCGGATATGGCGACTCGGCTTCGACGGCGGCGAGATCCAGGGCGTCGTCTATGACGACGTCGCCGAGGCTCTCGCGCGGTGGCATGGCACCGGCGCCGTCAGGAGCTACATCTACTCCAGCGGCAGCAGGGAGGCGCAGCGGCTGATATTCGGCAACACTGAAGCCCACGGCGACCTCAGGAGATACCTATCTGCCTTCTTCGACACCAGCGTCGGGTACTCGCGTAGCATATCAAATCTTGCATTCCTCGTAAAGACCATATACTATTTCATCTCCATTGTTGAGCTTGATCGGTATGGAGGTTTGCAGGGGGAAGAGGGAGCCCCGGAGTTACTATGAGATCTGGCAGACGCTGGGAGTGGACAGCCCGTCTCAGATACTCTTCCTGACCGATGTCTACCAGGAAGCCACAGCCGCAAGGGATGCAGGTCTGCAATCACATCTCCTTTCCCCTTTTTTCACTCACAATTTCTTCACAGCAACATCAATGTTGCACCTACTGAACTAACTGATGCTTAAGACTATTAACACAAATCGAAAGAAAGGCATCTCATTTCAAGCATATTTCAGCTATTGGAAAGCAGTTGCATACATTTCAAACTCACAAGGATACACAACACTTCACGAATGGGTTGCATATACATGTAATGGAATGTACATGACAAAGTTTGCCTTTTCAAAGACTCATCATACATTTCGATTTCACAGGTTTTGAGGTGCTCATATCTATCAGGCCTGGAAACGCGCCGCTCCCCGATGACCATGGCTTCCAGACCATCACGTCGTTTGCACAGATCTCTGTCTGAATGCCTCAACTGGCTTACCCCTGTATATGGACAAAAGCTGTGTGTTATCTACAGGGCATCTGATTTAATCGGAATCTATCTTGTATCCTGCAACAGTTAACAACCGATCGAATTACAACTTACAAGGCACAAGAGTTGGTACAATGTTTTAAGGACTTCGTGTGATGACAGCTTGGTATGATCAGGGTGGTTCCTAAAAGCATAAGGGTGATACTTTATCAAAGCCCTCTTACTAAAGTTCCTCCAAAAATGAACATATTTTATTGATAATTAATTCTACGACAAGTGACTACCTCAACAACGCACAAATGAGAGACAGGCCTTTGTCTCATTTGCAACGATTTCATCCCGACATGGTATCCAGTCAAATGCCAAAACCAGCTTCAATGACTGCCATTACAGAAGGACGGAAAATGAATAACACAGAGAAATGGCAGAAAAGGGAACCCAATCAACACAAGAATTTACCATGTGCAAAAAACATGACAGAAATTGGCACCTCAGTCTTGCATTTCAATATCTGTAGATTCAACCTCCATACTGTTTGACTGAACAGAGGCTATCAGATCCTCAATTCTAAGAGAAGCATGCCTGGCAGCATATTGGAATAGAACCTGAACACACGAAATAAGAGCTTAGGTACACGTGATGAAAATGAGAGTTTAAATCAGTGCTTGGTCATGTCAACACTTACTTTGGAGTGGCTGTCAGCAAAATTACGAGAGCGGTTCAGCTTCCCAACAAACTG
It includes:
- the LOC127296538 gene encoding probable bifunctional methylthioribulose-1-phosphate dehydratase/enolase-phosphatase E1; this encodes MFLLPLVASTSISRSGCFSFFPDADGIPRSRNSTSLSSSSRGRQRRLELRLQPSSTSPPVGHRHGQQQHQHHGSMGAARAGNGSDGIATNLPEADDYCLTARDIRCVVLDIEGTTTPIPFVADVLFPYARSNVRAYLVDTYRTRQTMDDIAFLRAQIDKDLADGVPSAVLVPPPSAPKEEVIDALVANVEAMIDADRKLPALKQLQGRIWRLGFDGGEIQGVVYDDVAEALARWHGTGAVRSYIYSSGSREAQRLIFGNTEAHGDLRRYLSAFFDTSVGGKREPRSYYEIWQTLGVDSPSQILFLTDVYQEATAARDAGFEVLISIRPGNAPLPDDHGFQTITSFAQISV